In one Mycobacteroides chelonae genomic region, the following are encoded:
- a CDS encoding Immediate-early protein 2 yields the protein MALLRIERTTALPVAEAFARITDWPRHSEHIPLTTVSVTSDPPARVGTTFVGRTGLGAIGFDDPMTVTRWEPPRSGSPGRCRLEKTGSLILGWAEIEVRAQGSGARVIWTEGVNIRGLPRVFDRLAKMGGQWMFGRAIDGLLR from the coding sequence ATGGCCCTTCTCCGAATAGAGCGCACCACCGCGCTGCCCGTCGCCGAAGCGTTCGCGCGTATCACCGACTGGCCGCGGCATAGCGAGCACATCCCGCTGACAACGGTGTCGGTGACGAGCGATCCGCCGGCGCGGGTCGGCACCACATTTGTGGGGCGAACAGGGCTAGGGGCCATAGGTTTTGACGACCCGATGACAGTTACCCGATGGGAGCCGCCGCGCTCGGGGAGTCCCGGCCGTTGCCGATTGGAGAAGACGGGGAGCCTTATCCTGGGGTGGGCCGAGATCGAGGTACGTGCCCAGGGCAGTGGTGCACGCGTGATCTGGACCGAGGGTGTGAACATTCGAGGTCTGCCCCGGGTCTTCGACCGATTGGCGAAGATGGGCGGGCAGTGGATGTTCGGCCGCGCGATCGACGGATTGTTGCGCTAA
- a CDS encoding SDR family NAD(P)-dependent oxidoreductase, which translates to MRVLVTGGTGFVGGWTAKAIADAGHQVRFLVRKEARLHTTVAMLGVDVSDYTVGDITDRESVETALDGCDAVLHSAAMVSTDPTEADRMMAINLEGTQNVLGTAVDRGLDPIVHVSSITALFRPGLRTFAADLPAAGGSDGYGQSKARVELYVRELQAAGAPVTITYPGMVLGPPAGDQFGEAAEGVRWALLMRSVPGRSAAWLVVDVRDLAALHAALLETGHGPRRYTAGGYRLEVDELVNLLTEAAGSTVLAVPVPDSVLRVAGTVMDQLGRYVPLGTPMTEAGMQYYTQMPASDDSPSERELGITYRDPGETLADTIIALRRQKATSKLFGLWPFSE; encoded by the coding sequence ATGCGCGTATTGGTCACGGGCGGTACCGGATTCGTGGGCGGATGGACGGCGAAGGCTATTGCAGATGCCGGGCATCAGGTCCGTTTTCTGGTGCGTAAGGAAGCCCGGTTGCACACCACGGTGGCGATGCTGGGGGTCGACGTATCCGACTACACCGTCGGCGATATCACCGACCGGGAGTCGGTCGAGACCGCGCTCGACGGGTGCGATGCGGTGCTGCACAGCGCCGCCATGGTCAGCACCGATCCCACCGAGGCCGATCGGATGATGGCCATCAATCTGGAGGGCACCCAGAACGTTCTTGGCACGGCTGTTGATCGTGGTCTGGACCCGATAGTGCACGTTTCGAGCATCACCGCGCTGTTCCGGCCCGGTCTGCGGACGTTCGCGGCCGACCTGCCCGCGGCGGGAGGCAGCGACGGATACGGGCAGTCCAAGGCGCGGGTCGAGCTCTATGTGCGCGAGCTGCAGGCCGCTGGCGCACCGGTGACCATCACCTACCCGGGCATGGTGCTCGGCCCTCCCGCCGGGGATCAGTTCGGCGAGGCGGCCGAGGGCGTGCGCTGGGCCCTGTTGATGAGGTCGGTCCCGGGACGCAGTGCGGCATGGTTGGTGGTCGACGTCCGGGACCTGGCCGCGTTGCACGCCGCTCTGTTGGAGACCGGGCACGGCCCCCGGCGCTATACCGCGGGGGGCTATCGGCTGGAGGTGGATGAGCTGGTGAATCTGTTGACCGAGGCGGCAGGCAGCACGGTGCTGGCCGTTCCGGTGCCTGATTCCGTGCTGCGTGTGGCGGGAACGGTGATGGATCAGCTCGGCCGGTATGTGCCGCTGGGTACCCCGATGACCGAGGCAGGCATGCAGTACTACACACAGATGCCCGCGTCTGACGACTCGCCCAGCGAGCGTGAACTCGGGATAACCTACCGCGATCCGGGAGAAACTTTGGCGGACACCATCATTGCGTTGCGCAGACAGAAGGCCACCTCGAAGTTGTTTGGCTTATGGCCCTTCTCCGAATAG
- a CDS encoding ABC1 kinase family protein, translating into MTDGVPLARITRGRALGKLAAGQAVRTASNRISMIGRSEKARALLAERSTLQAADQLVTVLGSLKGSAMKLGQLLSMLEVDMVPEAHRERFRQKLARLRDQAPREPFTVMLPIIESNLGKLNKNFRDFDETPVAAASIGQVYRAVLHDDREVAVKVKYPGVDDAVRADMQNLALFTKFWRKAVPTLSNSAFMEEISMNLESELDYLREARTQHEIAERYRGHPFIVIPDCVSELCTSQVLVTEFLDGQSFPVLQTLPDDERNRIGELIFRFYIGSLFQDNDFCGDPHPGNILRAANGTLGFVDFGLYNRMNPEHVDFERHIMRAATEGRAEDMYQAMVARGIIDPHADVSPQDCLEYCHAASGWNLVDEEMTITPEIASSAMILAVDPRSGEFSGMRRQNLPPEHIFSRRADFYTFGVLGQLNVTGNWHRIAREWIYGEPPATEIGTAIAKWRAER; encoded by the coding sequence ATGACCGACGGGGTACCCCTGGCACGCATCACCCGCGGCCGGGCGCTGGGCAAGCTGGCGGCCGGGCAGGCGGTGCGTACCGCAAGCAATCGCATCTCCATGATCGGGCGATCCGAAAAGGCGCGCGCGCTGCTCGCGGAACGATCCACCCTGCAGGCTGCCGATCAGCTCGTAACCGTGCTCGGCAGCCTCAAAGGTTCGGCGATGAAGCTCGGCCAGCTGCTTTCGATGCTGGAAGTCGACATGGTGCCGGAGGCCCATCGCGAACGCTTCCGGCAGAAATTGGCCCGGCTGCGCGATCAGGCTCCACGTGAGCCCTTCACGGTGATGCTGCCGATCATCGAGTCCAATCTGGGCAAGCTGAACAAGAACTTCCGCGATTTCGACGAGACTCCGGTCGCCGCGGCGTCCATCGGCCAGGTATACAGGGCAGTGCTGCACGACGACCGCGAGGTCGCGGTGAAAGTCAAGTACCCTGGCGTGGACGACGCGGTACGCGCAGACATGCAGAATCTTGCACTCTTTACCAAGTTCTGGCGCAAAGCGGTACCGACGCTGTCGAATTCGGCCTTCATGGAAGAGATCTCCATGAATTTGGAAAGCGAACTCGATTACCTGCGAGAGGCACGCACGCAACACGAGATCGCCGAACGCTATCGCGGACACCCCTTCATCGTGATCCCCGACTGTGTCTCCGAATTGTGCACATCACAGGTTCTCGTGACGGAGTTCCTGGACGGCCAGTCGTTCCCTGTCCTGCAGACGCTCCCCGACGACGAGCGCAACCGGATCGGTGAGCTGATTTTCCGGTTCTATATCGGATCGCTGTTCCAGGACAACGACTTCTGTGGCGACCCGCACCCGGGGAACATCCTGCGGGCGGCCAACGGCACCCTGGGATTTGTGGACTTCGGCTTGTACAACCGGATGAACCCCGAACACGTTGACTTCGAACGACACATCATGCGCGCCGCCACCGAGGGCCGCGCCGAGGACATGTATCAGGCGATGGTGGCGCGCGGGATCATCGACCCGCATGCAGACGTCAGCCCTCAGGACTGTCTGGAGTACTGCCACGCGGCTTCGGGGTGGAACCTCGTCGACGAGGAGATGACCATTACCCCGGAAATTGCCTCCAGTGCAATGATTCTCGCCGTCGACCCGCGTTCCGGCGAGTTCTCCGGAATGCGCCGCCAAAACCTGCCTCCCGAGCACATCTTCTCGCGCCGTGCGGATTTCTACACCTTCGGCGTACTCGGACAGCTCAATGTCACCGGCAACTGGCATCGCATCGCCCGCGAATGGATCTACGGCGAGCCACCCGCCACGGAGATCGGAACCGCCATCGCCAAGTGGCGCGCCGAGCGTTAG
- a CDS encoding TetR/AcrR family transcriptional regulator, whose amino-acid sequence MESVSTAIASKVGPGAARRGDRRKVAREELLDAAFRAIDATGSTVSMDDIAREAGVAKPKLYRYFEDKADLHSAVLERVQDMVWNAAMDRINLMTDSARELVEHGANEYARMISDHPNVLRFIVHGHFVNSSDGTERLVETAQQMTHDIAEILSNAIDDETVDIDDADLAVTSAAGAIGTATEWFLGPNQQRAEPMPIERFVEYLTTVLSGLAASIAEFNGLTLDPDQPLHLAFTSTRGGTA is encoded by the coding sequence GTGGAGAGTGTGAGTACAGCCATCGCGTCGAAAGTCGGCCCCGGCGCCGCGCGGCGTGGCGACCGCCGCAAGGTTGCCCGAGAAGAGTTGTTAGACGCCGCTTTTCGCGCCATCGACGCGACCGGCTCCACCGTCAGCATGGACGATATCGCCCGCGAGGCCGGAGTCGCCAAACCCAAGCTGTATCGGTACTTCGAAGACAAGGCCGATCTGCACAGCGCCGTACTGGAACGCGTGCAGGACATGGTGTGGAACGCGGCCATGGACCGGATCAATCTGATGACCGACTCGGCTCGCGAGTTGGTTGAGCATGGTGCCAACGAGTACGCCCGAATGATCTCCGATCACCCGAACGTGTTGCGCTTCATCGTGCATGGTCACTTCGTCAATTCCAGTGACGGCACCGAGCGTCTGGTGGAGACCGCGCAGCAGATGACGCACGACATCGCGGAGATACTGTCGAACGCGATCGACGACGAGACGGTGGACATCGACGATGCCGACCTTGCAGTCACCTCTGCCGCGGGCGCCATCGGCACCGCCACCGAATGGTTCCTGGGCCCCAATCAGCAACGTGCCGAACCAATGCCTATCGAGAGGTTCGTGGAGTACCTGACCACCGTGCTGTCCGGACTGGCCGCCTCCATCGCCGAGTTCAACGGCCTGACGCTTGATCCGGACCAGCCGCTACATCTGGCATTCACCAGCACACGCGGGGGCACCGCATGA
- a CDS encoding DUF1942 domain-containing protein: MRLRPALQLLAVLAAIAMAWAPAATAQPERVAPIGHIGETLHFDYGTIGADVTVHNIEPTGIPAGMAPPRGIIWKAYVTIRPTKVPNAYALLMALKLGGISPETGDAYEPQRTDEPDDLNYALRNAPQGSTVSGAVYWDVYRGPVRHIVLRSAQTQVHLAQWDL, encoded by the coding sequence GTGCGTCTACGCCCCGCTCTCCAGCTCCTCGCCGTCCTCGCCGCCATCGCCATGGCCTGGGCACCGGCCGCGACTGCGCAACCCGAGCGCGTGGCGCCCATCGGGCACATCGGCGAGACGCTGCATTTCGATTACGGCACCATCGGCGCCGACGTCACCGTGCACAACATCGAACCCACCGGTATTCCTGCCGGAATGGCTCCCCCGCGCGGCATTATCTGGAAGGCGTACGTCACCATCCGGCCGACCAAGGTGCCCAACGCGTACGCGTTGCTGATGGCACTCAAGCTGGGCGGCATCTCACCGGAGACCGGCGATGCCTACGAGCCGCAGCGCACCGATGAGCCTGACGATCTGAACTACGCGCTGCGCAACGCCCCGCAGGGTTCGACCGTGAGCGGAGCGGTGTACTGGGATGTCTACCGCGGGCCGGTGCGCCACATCGTGCTGCGGTCGGCTCAAACCCAGGTTCACCTGGCCCAGTGGGACCTCTGA